In Mucilaginibacter celer, one DNA window encodes the following:
- a CDS encoding YqgE/AlgH family protein → MLSPISAAAGHLLISEPFMMDPNFKRSVIILTEYSEDGAMGFILNHQSEYLLGDVLPDVSYSEIAVYEGGPVAKNTLHFIHCAPDKIDDGIEIADGLYWGGDFEQVKQLVSNYQLGPNEIKFFAGYSGWTPQQLDEEIKEDSWIVANKFDVESLFTLDEQELWKHVVVNLGQRYAHIANFPENPALN, encoded by the coding sequence ATGCTTAGTCCTATATCGGCCGCGGCAGGCCATTTACTTATTTCGGAGCCTTTTATGATGGACCCGAATTTTAAAAGATCGGTAATTATTTTAACAGAATACTCTGAAGATGGTGCCATGGGTTTTATCCTGAACCACCAAAGCGAATATTTATTAGGCGATGTACTGCCCGATGTTTCTTATTCGGAGATAGCGGTTTATGAAGGCGGCCCCGTAGCCAAAAACACCCTGCACTTTATCCACTGCGCTCCCGATAAAATTGACGATGGCATTGAAATAGCCGATGGTCTATACTGGGGAGGCGATTTTGAACAGGTAAAACAACTGGTATCCAACTACCAGTTAGGCCCCAACGAGATCAAGTTTTTTGCAGGTTACTCCGGCTGGACACCGCAACAGCTTGACGAAGAAATAAAAGAAGACAGCTGGATAGTAGCCAATAAATTTGATGTAGAAAGCCTTTTTACCCTCGATGAGCAGGAACTTTGGAAACACGTAGTGGTTAACCTGGGCCAGCGTTATGCCCACATTGCTAATTTTCCGGAAAATCCGGCGCTTAATTAG
- the scpB gene encoding SMC-Scp complex subunit ScpB, protein MEQYIEALIFASEQAIRMEEIMYCLQAAFERDFANEEVTDAINRIHEKYQHHSLAIELVKIGNGYQFLTKKEYHAVINLLQLQRSKKKLSQAALETLAIIAYKQPVTKPDIEQIRGVNCDYSIQKLLEKELIAIVGKSEAIGKPILYGTSGMFMDYFGINSIDELPQLKELTNNTASIGEQSE, encoded by the coding sequence ATGGAACAATACATAGAGGCTCTTATTTTCGCGTCGGAACAGGCTATCCGGATGGAGGAGATTATGTACTGTTTGCAGGCAGCTTTTGAGCGCGATTTTGCTAACGAGGAAGTTACCGATGCCATTAACCGCATTCACGAAAAATATCAGCACCATAGTTTAGCCATCGAGCTGGTAAAAATTGGTAACGGTTACCAGTTTTTAACCAAAAAGGAATATCACGCGGTTATTAATCTGTTACAACTCCAACGATCAAAGAAAAAGCTGAGCCAGGCTGCGTTAGAAACCCTGGCCATTATTGCCTACAAGCAACCGGTAACCAAACCGGATATTGAGCAGATCCGCGGGGTTAACTGCGATTATTCGATCCAAAAACTTCTCGAAAAAGAGCTAATAGCTATAGTTGGCAAGTCGGAAGCTATCGGAAAGCCTATTTTATATGGCACCAGCGGCATGTTTATGGATTATTTTGGCATCAACAGCATCGACGAATTACCTCAACTTAAGGAGCTTACAAACAATACAGCCAGCATTGGCGAACAATCAGAATAA
- the mqnC gene encoding cyclic dehypoxanthinyl futalosine synthase, whose protein sequence is MNTANLLQRALRFDFLTLEEGVYLYNNASTAELMYTANELRKIQVPHGKVTWQIDRNVNTTNVCIANCKFCNFFRRPGHDESYITDIETYKKKIEETFRYGGDQLLLQGGHHPDLGLKFYTDLFRELKQLYPKLKLHSLGPPEIAHVAKLEGMAHIDVLRAMKEAGLDSLPGAGAEILNDRVRRLISKGKCGGKEWLDVMRAAHQLNLPSSATMMFGHIETIEERFEHLVWIREVQAEKPEGHYGFIAFIPWPFQDDGTLLRKVRGITNNVTGDEYIRMIALSRIMLPNIKNIQASWLTVGKQVAQLCLHAGANDFGSIMIEENVVSAAGAPHRFTAKGIQESIKEAGFEPQLRTQRYEWRDIPVEIEEQVINY, encoded by the coding sequence ATGAATACAGCCAATCTGTTGCAACGCGCGTTGCGGTTTGATTTTTTGACGCTTGAAGAAGGCGTTTACCTGTATAACAACGCCTCGACTGCCGAGTTAATGTATACCGCCAACGAACTCCGTAAAATACAGGTTCCGCATGGCAAGGTTACCTGGCAAATTGACCGTAATGTTAATACCACCAACGTTTGTATAGCCAATTGTAAATTTTGTAACTTTTTTCGCCGCCCCGGCCACGATGAAAGTTACATTACTGATATTGAAACTTATAAAAAGAAGATCGAAGAAACTTTCCGCTATGGCGGCGATCAGCTTTTATTACAGGGCGGCCATCACCCTGATCTGGGCCTGAAATTTTATACCGATTTGTTTCGCGAGCTGAAACAGCTTTATCCCAAATTAAAACTGCATTCTTTAGGTCCGCCGGAGATAGCACACGTTGCCAAACTGGAAGGCATGGCTCATATTGATGTACTGCGTGCCATGAAGGAAGCCGGTTTAGATTCACTGCCCGGCGCCGGTGCCGAAATTTTGAATGATCGTGTTCGCCGTTTAATTTCGAAGGGTAAATGTGGCGGTAAAGAATGGCTTGATGTAATGCGTGCCGCTCATCAGCTTAACCTGCCAAGCTCGGCAACCATGATGTTTGGCCACATCGAAACCATCGAAGAGCGTTTTGAGCACCTGGTATGGATTCGTGAAGTACAGGCCGAAAAGCCGGAAGGCCATTATGGCTTTATCGCCTTTATACCCTGGCCTTTTCAGGATGATGGCACCCTGCTGCGTAAAGTGCGCGGCATTACCAACAACGTAACCGGCGATGAGTACATCCGCATGATAGCCCTCAGCCGTATTATGCTGCCTAATATTAAAAACATCCAGGCCTCATGGCTTACGGTGGGTAAGCAGGTAGCACAATTGTGTTTGCATGCCGGCGCGAATGATTTCGGTTCGATCATGATTGAGGAGAACGTAGTATCGGCCGCAGGCGCCCCACACCGCTTTACCGCCAAAGGTATCCAGGAATCCATAAAAGAAGCCGGTTTTGAGCCTCAGCTCCGCACCCAACGTTACGAGTGGCGCGATATTCCGGTTGAAATTGAAGAACAGGTTATTAATTATTAG
- the pdxH gene encoding pyridoxamine 5'-phosphate oxidase, translating to MNQQELQNLRQDYSASTLSEKTTKADPMKQFDQWFNEALEAKLHEPNAMTLATATVTGKPSARIVLLKGFNTDGFMFFTNYLSRKGKEIAKNPQGALTFFWSGLERQVRIEGTIEKVSKEESERYFHSRPKGSQVGAVVSPQSQEIDGREELEQKWNELEAEYADKEVPKPSYWGGYILKPQLIEFWQGRPSRMHDRILYKKTDKKSWKKVRLAP from the coding sequence ATGAATCAGCAGGAACTACAAAATTTAAGGCAGGATTACAGCGCCTCTACCCTGTCGGAAAAAACCACCAAAGCCGACCCGATGAAACAGTTTGACCAATGGTTTAACGAAGCATTAGAGGCAAAATTGCACGAACCTAATGCCATGACGCTCGCAACAGCCACGGTAACCGGCAAACCATCGGCCCGTATTGTGTTGTTGAAAGGCTTTAATACAGATGGTTTTATGTTTTTCACCAACTACCTAAGCCGCAAGGGTAAGGAGATAGCTAAAAACCCACAAGGGGCTTTAACCTTTTTTTGGTCGGGTTTGGAACGCCAGGTGCGGATTGAAGGGACTATTGAGAAAGTAAGCAAGGAAGAATCTGAAAGATATTTTCATTCGCGCCCAAAAGGCAGCCAGGTTGGAGCCGTAGTATCGCCGCAAAGCCAGGAAATTGATGGCCGCGAAGAGCTTGAGCAAAAATGGAACGAGTTGGAAGCTGAATATGCCGATAAAGAAGTGCCCAAACCATCGTATTGGGGTGGCTACATCTTAAAACCGCAGCTGATAGAGTTTTGGCAGGGCCGCCCCAGCCGCATGCACGATCGTATCCTGTATAAAAAAACTGATAAAAAAAGCTGGAAAAAAGTACGCCTTGCACCATGA
- a CDS encoding PA2169 family four-helix-bundle protein: protein MENTQATVQILNDLIQINNDRIEGYQRASKDLGDGDADLKSLFTRLIGQSQGYKLALGTEVSAFGKDIETDTTTGGKLHRLWLDLKAAFTGHDTHNVLEECEFGEDAILKAYRTALEDEHLPAYLRETISRQESELLDAHDEIKALRDSVH, encoded by the coding sequence ATGGAAAATACACAAGCAACAGTGCAAATTTTAAATGATCTGATACAGATCAACAACGACAGGATTGAAGGCTATCAACGCGCTTCGAAGGATTTGGGTGATGGTGATGCTGATCTGAAATCGCTTTTTACAAGACTAATTGGACAAAGCCAGGGTTATAAACTGGCGCTGGGTACCGAGGTTAGCGCTTTTGGAAAGGATATTGAAACAGATACCACTACCGGCGGCAAGCTGCACAGGTTATGGCTTGATTTGAAAGCGGCCTTTACCGGGCATGATACCCATAATGTATTGGAAGAGTGCGAATTTGGTGAAGATGCCATACTGAAAGCCTACCGCACAGCCCTGGAAGACGAACATCTGCCGGCTTACCTTCGTGAAACCATCAGCCGACAGGAGAGTGAATTGCTCGATGCTCATGACGAAATTAAAGCGTTACGCGATAGTGTTCACTAA
- a CDS encoding ATP-binding cassette domain-containing protein: MLHTLLSINKATVRYLNTTLFTGLTFKINKGENWALIGESGSGKSALLQTIAGRFNITGGEIIYHFWDKFSSLIPADKVTNPHKLIALVEPRHHFRNLSNTTDFYYQQRYNSSDSEDALTVTDYLNAIKQIPGNKNSWTLERVTKLLRLDELLDKQIIKLSNGETKRLMIAAALLKNPVLLMLDNPLTGLDVKTREEFNGIIQQIAASGINIIMATSIHEIPTVITNVAVLSKGAIVHQSKKEDFKPELFEQDKTDTIDNGELSALLNIDKNPATYNLIVKMDKVHIQYGDKPVLDDINWQINPAERWALLGPNGAGKSTLLSLINGDNPQAYANNIILFDKKRGTGESIWDIKKKIGFVSPELHQYFPTDNSCLQVIESGYYDTLGLFRPSNKERAEIALRWMKALEIEKYARVLLKNIPASAQRLCLLARALIKNPALLIFDEPCQGMDDHQQLHFKNLVDTICSLSNVTLIYVTHYQHEIPNSVDKVLRLEKGRVAF, encoded by the coding sequence ATGCTTCATACACTATTATCAATAAATAAAGCCACTGTACGATATTTAAATACCACACTTTTTACAGGTTTAACCTTTAAAATTAACAAAGGCGAAAACTGGGCCCTGATAGGCGAAAGCGGATCAGGCAAGAGCGCCTTGCTACAAACCATAGCAGGGCGTTTTAATATTACCGGCGGCGAGATCATCTATCATTTTTGGGACAAGTTTTCAAGCCTCATTCCCGCCGATAAAGTAACCAACCCGCATAAACTGATAGCACTGGTTGAACCGCGGCACCATTTCCGCAACCTCTCAAACACTACCGATTTTTATTATCAGCAACGCTATAACTCATCCGACTCGGAAGATGCTTTAACGGTTACCGACTATCTCAACGCCATAAAACAGATTCCGGGCAATAAAAATTCATGGACGCTTGAAAGGGTTACCAAACTTTTAAGGCTTGATGAATTGTTGGATAAACAGATCATCAAACTCTCAAACGGCGAAACCAAACGCCTCATGATTGCCGCCGCCCTGCTTAAAAACCCGGTACTGCTGATGCTGGATAACCCGTTAACCGGGCTTGATGTAAAAACACGCGAAGAGTTTAATGGCATTATCCAACAAATTGCAGCATCGGGCATCAATATCATCATGGCTACCTCCATTCACGAAATTCCGACAGTTATTACGAATGTGGCGGTGTTAAGCAAAGGAGCCATCGTGCACCAAAGCAAAAAAGAAGATTTTAAACCCGAACTTTTTGAGCAGGATAAAACAGATACCATTGATAACGGCGAATTGAGCGCGCTGCTTAACATTGATAAAAACCCGGCAACCTACAACCTTATTGTTAAAATGGACAAGGTGCATATTCAATACGGCGATAAACCGGTATTGGATGATATAAACTGGCAGATCAACCCGGCTGAGCGCTGGGCCTTGCTGGGCCCGAACGGCGCAGGCAAATCAACCCTGTTAAGTTTAATTAACGGCGATAATCCGCAGGCCTATGCCAACAACATTATTTTATTTGATAAAAAACGGGGCACCGGCGAAAGCATCTGGGATATTAAAAAGAAGATAGGTTTTGTATCGCCAGAGCTGCACCAGTACTTCCCCACCGATAACAGTTGTTTACAGGTAATTGAATCAGGCTATTATGATACCTTAGGCTTATTCAGACCAAGCAATAAAGAGCGCGCAGAAATTGCCTTACGATGGATGAAGGCACTCGAGATTGAAAAATATGCCCGTGTGTTGCTCAAAAATATCCCCGCAAGCGCACAGCGCCTTTGCCTGCTGGCCCGGGCGCTTATTAAAAACCCGGCATTGCTAATTTTTGATGAGCCTTGCCAGGGTATGGACGATCATCAACAGCTTCATTTTAAAAATCTTGTTGATACCATTTGCAGCCTGAGCAATGTCACGCTAATTTATGTAACCCACTATCAACACGAAATACCCAACAGCGTTGATAAGGTTTTGAGGTTGGAGAAAGGACGTGTGGCTTTTTAA
- a CDS encoding NADH-quinone oxidoreductase subunit C codes for MSFEDIKNLLIKKFGDGVVVGEETNGLQPALLINPDDIAAVCLELRNNPKTYFDFLSSLTGVHYNDEANRYSVVYHLASMPYKTQLTLKISKPHDKESNTLPEFLSINEVYRTADWHERETYDLLGIYFVGHPDLRRILLPDDWEGFPLRKDYQNAEYYKGIKID; via the coding sequence ATGAGTTTTGAAGATATTAAAAACCTGCTTATTAAAAAATTTGGCGACGGTGTAGTTGTTGGCGAAGAAACCAACGGTTTACAACCGGCTTTACTTATCAATCCGGATGATATTGCTGCTGTTTGCCTTGAATTACGGAACAACCCCAAAACCTATTTCGATTTTTTGTCGAGCCTTACCGGCGTGCATTATAATGATGAAGCTAACCGTTATAGTGTGGTTTATCACCTGGCCTCTATGCCCTACAAAACACAGCTTACTTTAAAAATAAGCAAGCCGCACGATAAGGAAAGCAACACGCTCCCCGAGTTTTTAAGCATAAACGAGGTTTACCGTACTGCCGACTGGCACGAACGTGAAACTTACGACCTGCTTGGAATTTATTTTGTAGGGCACCCCGATTTGCGTAGGATTTTATTACCGGATGATTGGGAAGGTTTCCCGTTGAGGAAGGATTATCAGAATGCGGAGTATTATAAGGGCATCAAGATAGATTAA
- a CDS encoding S1C family serine protease yields the protein MSDNQITQFIERYLDGSMTADERTQFELLRKNDAAIESKFVEHVQFIALMKQYGERLELEKRLNAIHDEIDVHALKEELIIHPVWIVRMWRNHHSKISVAASVLIFAVLSVLIVTGKLSSDKSKYEELKGQINSLKTEVGHIGAGGHPQSVKPKVLKTPPANFRGTGFALTSNGYLVTDYHVIKNADSVYVQNAAGESFHAKVIYTEPQYDLAILQINDSTFRNLGPVPYNVKKAESDLGENVYTSGYPGDNVVYGYGALTSTANYSGDTTEYMVSIPVNPGNSGGPLLDEKGNVIGILTARQTQMAGAAFAKKSAYLLKTIQNIPTDSLSKTLNLNNKNTLAGLNRKQQLKKLKNYVFMVKVYNQ from the coding sequence ATGAGTGACAACCAGATTACCCAGTTTATTGAGCGGTACCTTGACGGCAGCATGACTGCCGATGAGCGTACCCAATTTGAGCTGCTTCGCAAAAACGACGCGGCTATCGAAAGCAAATTTGTTGAGCACGTTCAGTTTATAGCTTTAATGAAGCAATACGGCGAACGCCTGGAGCTTGAAAAGCGCCTTAACGCAATTCATGACGAGATTGATGTGCACGCGCTGAAAGAAGAGCTGATCATCCACCCGGTGTGGATAGTGAGGATGTGGCGCAACCATCATTCAAAAATTTCGGTGGCTGCTTCGGTATTGATATTTGCCGTGTTAAGTGTGTTGATTGTTACCGGCAAGCTGAGTAGCGATAAATCGAAGTATGAAGAACTGAAAGGCCAGATCAATTCGCTAAAAACCGAAGTTGGACATATCGGGGCGGGCGGCCATCCTCAATCTGTAAAGCCCAAAGTTTTAAAAACACCTCCTGCTAATTTCAGGGGTACAGGTTTTGCTTTAACATCAAACGGTTACCTGGTTACAGATTACCATGTAATTAAAAATGCCGATTCGGTTTATGTGCAGAATGCGGCGGGCGAGTCCTTCCATGCCAAAGTAATTTATACCGAACCTCAGTACGATCTGGCTATATTGCAGATCAATGATTCGACATTCAGAAATCTCGGGCCTGTGCCTTACAACGTTAAAAAAGCAGAGAGCGATTTAGGCGAAAATGTTTACACATCGGGTTATCCCGGCGATAATGTAGTATATGGATACGGCGCTTTAACATCAACGGCCAATTACTCGGGCGATACTACCGAATACATGGTATCTATCCCCGTGAACCCCGGCAACAGCGGCGGGCCCTTGCTTGATGAAAAAGGTAATGTTATAGGTATCCTTACCGCGCGGCAAACACAAATGGCAGGTGCCGCTTTCGCAAAAAAATCGGCATACCTGTTAAAAACCATTCAGAATATCCCTACAGATTCATTGTCAAAAACACTTAATCTGAATAATAAAAATACGCTTGCAGGTTTAAACAGGAAGCAACAACTTAAAAAGCTAAAAAACTACGTGTTTATGGTTAAAGTGTATAACCAGTAA
- a CDS encoding NADH-quinone oxidoreductase subunit D: MVLNMGPQHPSTHGVLRLELITDGEIVKEVIPHIGYLHRCFEKHAESLTYQQTIPFTDRLDYLASMNNSHAFVMGVERMMGIDKEIPKRVEYIRVLVCELNRIASHLIAIGTYGIDIGAFTPFLWCFRDREHIMGMLEWASGSRMLYNYIWVGGLFYDLPVGFEERCREFVDYFKPKMVELNQLLTDNQVFISRTANVGVLPLDVAINYGCSGPMLRASGLKWDLRRIDNYSAYPEIDFEVPVGKGLMGRVGDCWDRYKVRVDEIEQSLRIVEQCLDRLQKELKRTPDFDPRAKMPRKTIPKAQDYYVRCEGAKGELGFYFMADGKSEIPTRVKSRGPSFNNLSVLPELAKGVLIADLIAIVGSIDFVLGEVDR; encoded by the coding sequence ATGGTACTTAACATGGGCCCTCAGCACCCCTCAACCCATGGTGTATTACGACTGGAGCTGATTACCGATGGCGAAATAGTTAAAGAAGTTATACCCCACATAGGTTACCTGCACCGTTGTTTCGAAAAACACGCCGAATCATTAACCTATCAGCAAACCATCCCTTTTACCGACAGGCTTGATTACCTGGCCTCCATGAACAACAGCCATGCCTTTGTAATGGGCGTTGAGCGGATGATGGGTATCGATAAAGAAATTCCCAAACGGGTTGAATACATACGGGTGCTGGTTTGCGAACTTAACCGCATCGCATCGCACCTGATTGCTATCGGTACTTACGGCATCGATATTGGTGCCTTTACCCCTTTCCTGTGGTGCTTTCGCGACAGGGAGCATATTATGGGGATGCTGGAATGGGCATCCGGCTCGCGCATGCTATACAACTATATTTGGGTAGGCGGCTTGTTTTACGATTTGCCGGTTGGCTTTGAAGAGCGTTGCCGCGAATTTGTTGATTATTTTAAGCCCAAAATGGTTGAGCTTAATCAACTGCTCACCGATAACCAGGTATTTATATCGCGTACGGCCAATGTTGGCGTATTGCCGCTTGATGTTGCTATAAACTACGGCTGCTCCGGCCCAATGCTAAGGGCATCCGGCTTAAAATGGGATTTGCGCCGTATCGACAACTACTCGGCCTATCCTGAAATTGATTTCGAAGTCCCGGTTGGTAAAGGCCTGATGGGCCGGGTTGGCGACTGCTGGGACCGTTATAAAGTGCGTGTTGACGAAATTGAGCAATCATTACGTATAGTTGAGCAATGCCTTGATCGCCTGCAAAAAGAACTAAAACGCACGCCCGATTTTGATCCCCGGGCCAAAATGCCCCGCAAAACCATCCCTAAAGCACAGGATTACTACGTTCGCTGCGAAGGAGCGAAAGGCGAACTGGGTTTTTATTTTATGGCCGATGGCAAATCAGAAATCCCAACCCGCGTAAAATCCCGCGGACCAAGTTTCAACAATCTCTCCGTACTTCCGGAATTAGCCAAAGGCGTTTTAATTGCCGATTTGATTGCAATTGTGGGCTCGATTGATTTTGTTTTGGGGGAGGTGGATAGGTAG
- a CDS encoding cupin-like domain-containing protein: MDIIRRDNITYEEFIEEHYKPGIPLVFTKAARVWKANGLFTPDWFRENYPDRKTDVRGTTYTMKQVMDMVEASTEDKPAPYPMIFDIPSTIPELMPLLDPLDLNYASPNWLRNKMFNIGKWGGAIEMFVGGPGGRFPYMHIDYYHLNAWITQLYGEKRFTVFPRGQEEMLYPRPDDPWRSELNIFEPDYEKYPKYKDATPIHFVVGPGETLFIPFGTWHSAYSLTPTISVAFDTLNNKNHKEFMKDVWTFKSRDSKAKAIAMYSYAWVATQLSKMTDKSTVK, from the coding sequence ATGGATATCATCAGGAGAGATAACATCACTTACGAGGAATTTATTGAAGAGCATTATAAACCCGGCATCCCGCTGGTATTTACCAAGGCTGCCAGGGTTTGGAAAGCAAACGGGCTCTTCACTCCCGATTGGTTCCGCGAAAATTATCCCGACCGAAAAACAGATGTTCGTGGTACTACTTACACTATGAAACAGGTTATGGATATGGTTGAGGCCAGCACCGAAGATAAGCCGGCTCCCTATCCTATGATATTCGATATCCCCTCAACCATACCTGAATTGATGCCGCTTTTAGATCCGCTGGATTTAAACTATGCATCTCCCAACTGGCTGCGCAACAAAATGTTTAACATTGGTAAATGGGGTGGCGCTATTGAGATGTTTGTTGGCGGCCCCGGTGGCAGGTTCCCATACATGCATATTGATTATTATCACCTTAATGCCTGGATTACCCAGCTTTACGGCGAAAAACGTTTCACTGTATTCCCCCGCGGACAGGAAGAAATGTTATACCCCCGCCCGGATGACCCCTGGCGCTCTGAATTGAATATTTTTGAACCTGATTACGAAAAGTATCCTAAATATAAAGATGCCACCCCTATCCATTTTGTGGTAGGCCCCGGCGAAACTTTGTTTATTCCGTTCGGTACCTGGCATTCGGCCTATTCATTAACACCAACCATCTCGGTAGCTTTTGATACGCTGAACAACAAAAACCATAAAGAATTTATGAAGGATGTTTGGACCTTTAAAAGCCGCGACAGCAAGGCCAAAGCCATTGCCATGTATAGTTATGCATGGGTAGCAACCCAACTAAGCAAAATGACTGATAAGTCGACCGTTAAATAA
- a CDS encoding RNA polymerase sigma factor, protein MNKDLKASAPTDSEIVLGILNNSEVVLKRLYTTYFPMILQLIINNNGDEDDAKDIYQEAIIVLYNKIKSGDFELNSKLKTYIYSVCRRLWLKRLSQMNRYGGDIRDFEEHLPVEEAVDDHSDRDIQFGKMESALQLLGEPCKTIMEDFYIKNRSMQEICERFGYTNADNAKTQKYKCLQRLKKLFFQQK, encoded by the coding sequence GTGAATAAAGACTTAAAAGCTTCGGCACCAACAGATAGCGAGATAGTACTTGGGATACTGAATAACTCGGAAGTTGTATTAAAAAGGTTGTACACAACTTACTTCCCTATGATATTGCAGTTGATCATTAATAATAATGGCGATGAAGACGATGCCAAGGATATTTACCAGGAAGCCATTATAGTTCTTTACAATAAAATTAAATCGGGCGATTTTGAGCTTAACAGTAAGCTTAAAACCTATATATACTCCGTTTGCCGCAGGCTTTGGCTTAAACGCTTAAGCCAGATGAACAGGTACGGAGGCGATATCAGGGATTTTGAAGAGCATCTGCCCGTTGAAGAAGCAGTTGATGACCATAGTGACAGGGATATACAGTTTGGCAAAATGGAGAGTGCACTCCAGTTATTAGGCGAACCCTGTAAAACCATTATGGAAGATTTTTATATCAAAAACAGATCGATGCAGGAGATTTGTGAACGTTTTGGCTATACCAATGCGGATAATGCCAAAACCCAGAAGTATAAATGCCTGCAAAGGCTGAAGAAATTATTTTTTCAGCAAAAGTAA